The Raoultibacter phocaeensis genome includes a window with the following:
- a CDS encoding helix-turn-helix transcriptional regulator, whose protein sequence is MATQGLFDKKMMTLAVVATVGFGFLQGARLLDLNSGPYNPGPFALVGLTFDGCTFLAVALLSYFGRFENTRKLFWVGIAVAVAYAGLIASGIQNDLTYFLMQAASGTGWSLIILCWMQVFVSYRPFHSLLMIALGYFIDTLIQPLSSALFPGQRQLVLLVVFAASAAMLYYCLVHNETVAQRMKETVAPTTSMAEAFSRTRRAVAGTLVFSAVCGFIIQIDIFSDLQYAQTDLTAWLAIGVSLAMCVVLAALKLKKANIDYICPIAALCLASILLYRSFEAGDSYLAGAMMTTFLMSFYVLLWLTFISEAYERKLPAFFLLGLALGIARLSVAGGRLLAQATYEPLGLDLHYVLIIAIWILVVTVSLIFASYLRFTSKQKAHRFDEVPDELTDPAAAEADATEGALDLLRATYGLSDREVEIIREFSAGRSARYIADYFVLSEHTVKTHLRRAYTKLGIHSRQELLDLIEEMEAQLMR, encoded by the coding sequence ATGGCTACACAGGGGTTATTCGACAAAAAGATGATGACGCTCGCCGTGGTGGCGACCGTCGGCTTCGGGTTTCTCCAAGGTGCACGCCTGCTCGATCTCAACTCCGGGCCGTACAACCCGGGGCCTTTCGCACTCGTCGGCCTTACGTTCGACGGCTGTACGTTCCTTGCGGTCGCGCTTCTTTCCTATTTCGGGCGCTTCGAAAACACGCGCAAGCTCTTTTGGGTCGGCATCGCCGTGGCGGTCGCATACGCGGGACTCATCGCTTCGGGCATCCAAAACGACCTTACGTATTTCCTCATGCAAGCAGCCTCGGGAACAGGCTGGTCGCTCATCATCCTCTGCTGGATGCAGGTGTTTGTCAGCTACCGCCCATTCCATTCGCTGCTCATGATCGCACTCGGATACTTCATCGACACGCTGATCCAACCGCTCTCAAGCGCACTATTTCCCGGCCAGCGCCAACTCGTCCTCCTCGTCGTGTTCGCCGCTTCCGCAGCTATGTTGTACTACTGCCTTGTGCACAACGAAACCGTAGCCCAACGCATGAAGGAAACGGTTGCGCCTACGACCTCCATGGCTGAGGCGTTTTCGCGTACGCGTCGAGCGGTAGCGGGTACGCTCGTGTTTTCGGCCGTATGCGGCTTCATCATCCAGATCGACATCTTCTCCGATCTGCAGTACGCGCAAACCGATTTGACCGCTTGGCTTGCCATCGGCGTGTCGCTCGCCATGTGCGTCGTGCTTGCCGCGCTGAAGCTCAAGAAAGCCAACATCGACTACATTTGCCCGATCGCCGCACTCTGCCTCGCCTCTATTCTGCTGTATCGCAGCTTCGAAGCGGGAGACAGCTACCTCGCCGGCGCAATGATGACAACGTTTCTCATGTCGTTTTACGTGCTTTTGTGGCTCACGTTCATCAGCGAAGCATACGAGCGCAAGCTACCGGCGTTTTTCCTGCTCGGTCTCGCACTGGGCATTGCCCGCCTTTCCGTTGCCGGGGGGCGCTTGCTCGCGCAGGCTACGTACGAGCCGCTGGGACTCGATCTGCATTACGTGCTCATCATCGCCATCTGGATTCTCGTTGTCACCGTCTCGCTCATTTTTGCCAGCTACCTCCGATTCACCTCGAAACAGAAAGCCCATCGCTTCGACGAGGTGCCCGACGAGCTAACCGATCCTGCCGCCGCCGAAGCCGATGCGACCGAGGGCGCGCTTGACCTGCTTCGCGCAACCTATGGGCTTTCTGATCGCGAAGTCGAGATCATCCGCGAGTTCTCTGCCGGCCGCAGCGCCCGCTACATCGCCGATTACTTCGTGCTTTCAGAGCATACGGTGAAGACCCATCTTCGCAGGGCGTACACCAAGCTCGGCATCCACTCGCGCCAAGAGCTGCTCGACCTCATCGAGGAAATGGAAGCGCAGCTGATGCGGTAA
- a CDS encoding 5-formyltetrahydrofolate cyclo-ligase, with amino-acid sequence MDKTSLRTLALGRRDTIAAHRHDAKCSAICAELVRTLDDVIDVRTNVAHDPAVCYRHEPLSVAVYQAMKSEVSISCFIDAVYERGMTVCFPCMMKSPRTPEEKSAMVFRAVPRERYECGTVPFLDHPLRSFQPNDPDLAPYPLVDASLLDLVIVPLVAFDERNNRLGYGGGNYDRLLPALRDDALAIGVAFEEQRLDAVPCDPHDQELPRIIVA; translated from the coding sequence TTGGATAAAACATCTTTGCGAACGCTCGCGCTCGGGCGGAGGGACACCATCGCCGCCCATCGACACGACGCTAAATGCAGTGCGATATGCGCCGAACTCGTGCGCACGCTCGACGACGTAATCGATGTGCGCACAAACGTAGCGCACGACCCTGCTGTCTGTTATCGACACGAGCCGCTTTCTGTTGCAGTGTACCAGGCTATGAAGAGCGAGGTTTCGATCAGCTGCTTCATCGATGCCGTATACGAGCGCGGCATGACCGTATGCTTCCCCTGCATGATGAAATCCCCCCGAACTCCGGAAGAAAAGAGCGCTATGGTGTTTCGTGCGGTACCGCGTGAGCGTTACGAATGCGGCACCGTGCCCTTCCTCGATCACCCGCTGCGATCGTTTCAGCCAAACGATCCGGACCTTGCACCCTATCCGCTCGTCGATGCGTCGTTGCTCGACTTGGTAATCGTTCCCCTTGTGGCCTTCGACGAAAGGAACAACCGCCTCGGCTACGGCGGCGGCAATTACGATCGGCTTCTTCCCGCATTGCGCGACGACGCACTTGCAATCGGCGTCGCGTTCGAAGAGCAGCGCCTCGATGCCGTGCCCTGTGATCCGCACGATCAAGAGCTTCCCAGAATCATCGTGGCATGA
- a CDS encoding RrF2 family transcriptional regulator, translating into MQLKASTDYGIRAILYLAAEKDVRSSKEIAREMSIPRDYLIQLAQLLRNAGLIEARPGKHGGYALARDASDITLLEIITAMEDSIKVEKCSGDQDTCDRDPADCNQFYPEEDASGKSEGSEKACKVRRSYALIQESFNAYLNSLTVDLLLDCAREADCSIEYLSKKLSEESKRLADKAA; encoded by the coding sequence ATGCAGTTGAAGGCATCGACGGACTACGGAATCCGCGCCATCCTCTATCTAGCCGCGGAGAAAGACGTACGATCATCGAAGGAAATCGCTCGAGAAATGTCGATTCCGCGTGATTACCTCATCCAGCTTGCGCAGCTGCTGCGCAATGCGGGACTTATCGAAGCTCGTCCGGGCAAGCACGGCGGATACGCTCTTGCGCGCGATGCTTCTGATATTACACTGCTCGAGATCATTACCGCTATGGAGGATTCGATCAAAGTAGAGAAGTGCTCGGGCGATCAGGACACCTGCGATCGCGATCCAGCCGATTGCAACCAGTTCTATCCCGAGGAAGACGCATCGGGCAAGAGCGAGGGAAGCGAGAAGGCGTGCAAGGTGCGCCGCTCCTACGCGCTCATCCAGGAGAGCTTCAACGCGTACCTCAACAGCTTGACGGTGGATCTGCTGCTCGATTGCGCCCGCGAGGCCGATTGCAGCATCGAATACTTATCGAAGAAGCTTTCTGAGGAGAGCAAGCGCCTTGCGGATAAGGCCGCCTAG
- a CDS encoding NRAMP family divalent metal transporter produces the protein MTTSEPTATERTAKKPSKLWLILAAMGPGIITAMAGNDAGGISTYSTVGAKFGFATLWVIPIMCVLLAVVQMTAARMGAVTGKGFAALIRERFGIRLTALAMLALLIGNVATTFSEFAGIASGMEMFGVSKFISVPVAAGAVWLLVVGGSYKRVEKVFLILSLVFVTYIFAAFMARPNWDDALISTVVPHVVNDTSFVSLVIAMIGTTIAPWMMFFAQSNVVEKGVGVKDFFSQRVDVISGTVAACLVAWFIIVTTGATLFPEGIEITSAADAAHALAPFAGQYAEALFAIGLIAASFLAACVLPLTTSFVICEAFGWEAGVDFKWKEAPLFKGILTFVIIFSAAVVIIPNIDLLGVMLTAQFVNGIILPVLLVFMAIIAADKRIMGTFKSKPVSRILIWATVAIVTVLTVALLVMQVLGIGDVAV, from the coding sequence ATGACGACGAGCGAACCGACCGCGACCGAACGCACCGCGAAAAAGCCGAGTAAGCTCTGGCTCATCCTTGCCGCCATGGGTCCGGGTATCATCACGGCCATGGCCGGCAACGATGCGGGCGGCATCTCAACGTACTCGACGGTAGGCGCGAAATTCGGCTTCGCAACGCTGTGGGTCATCCCCATCATGTGCGTACTGCTGGCCGTCGTACAGATGACGGCTGCACGCATGGGAGCGGTCACCGGCAAGGGCTTCGCCGCGCTCATCCGCGAACGGTTCGGCATTCGCTTGACCGCGCTCGCCATGCTCGCGCTGCTCATCGGCAACGTGGCAACGACGTTCTCGGAATTCGCTGGCATCGCAAGCGGTATGGAGATGTTCGGCGTGTCGAAGTTCATATCGGTGCCCGTGGCCGCCGGAGCCGTATGGCTTTTGGTTGTGGGCGGCAGCTACAAGCGCGTCGAGAAGGTGTTCCTCATCCTCTCGCTCGTGTTCGTCACCTATATCTTCGCCGCGTTTATGGCTCGCCCCAACTGGGACGACGCGCTCATTTCGACCGTGGTGCCCCATGTGGTGAACGATACGAGCTTCGTTTCGCTCGTCATCGCGATGATCGGCACGACGATCGCACCTTGGATGATGTTCTTCGCTCAAAGCAACGTCGTGGAGAAGGGCGTCGGCGTGAAGGATTTCTTTTCGCAGCGCGTCGACGTTATCTCGGGAACCGTTGCCGCATGCCTCGTGGCCTGGTTCATCATCGTGACCACCGGTGCAACACTGTTTCCCGAGGGCATCGAGATTACGAGCGCCGCCGATGCAGCCCATGCGCTCGCGCCGTTCGCAGGCCAGTACGCCGAGGCGCTGTTCGCTATCGGGCTCATCGCCGCATCGTTTCTCGCCGCCTGCGTGTTGCCGCTTACGACTTCGTTTGTGATCTGCGAGGCGTTCGGCTGGGAAGCGGGCGTCGATTTCAAGTGGAAAGAAGCGCCGCTGTTCAAGGGCATCCTCACCTTCGTGATCATCTTCTCGGCCGCAGTCGTCATCATCCCGAACATCGACTTGTTGGGCGTCATGCTCACAGCTCAGTTCGTGAACGGCATCATTCTGCCGGTGCTCCTCGTGTTCATGGCCATCATCGCCGCAGATAAGCGCATCATGGGCACGTTCAAGAGCAAACCCGTCTCCCGCATCCTCATCTGGGCGACCGTCGCCATCGTCACCGTGCTCACCGTGGCGCTCCTCGTGATGCAGGTACTCGGCATCGGGGATGTGGCGGTGTAG
- a CDS encoding magnesium transporter — protein MLYLSQMLGRPVVDSTGEKIGTIADLAISTGEVFPRITSLAFLGPGKTPFMISWRKYVESFDEDGIVLAVESHNIRFSYLQPEEILLARDLLNRQIVDTQGMKVVRVNDLKLSESGSQLRLLGAEVGFRGILRGLAPWLERAVVATAKVFGKKIDEQIIAWNYMDLLDRDLSEVQLSVTHKRLDELHPADVADILEQLDPQQRANVFRHLDEAQATEAISEMEDEYQADFIEDLDEAQAAGLLGNMDPDDAADIVRDLPYEKAETLLRLMGVEDATEVRRLLGYKDGTAGGMMTTQYVAVPETYTVGETIEVLRELDEDHPTVHYVYVLDEYEKLVGVLSLRTLVLTDDGTLIKDVAYEDILSVAPDETEEDVAADIFKYDIPAMPVVDEHGSLLGIVTVDDAWDAIEEDVSGDKTKKLGLKIAGIVLVAILILALYTLVLLQIIGYEWG, from the coding sequence ATGCTCTATCTATCTCAAATGCTCGGCCGCCCCGTGGTCGACTCAACAGGCGAGAAAATCGGCACGATCGCCGACCTCGCCATTTCAACCGGCGAGGTGTTCCCCCGCATCACGAGCCTTGCCTTCTTAGGTCCCGGCAAAACGCCGTTCATGATCTCGTGGCGCAAATACGTGGAAAGCTTTGACGAAGACGGCATCGTGCTTGCCGTTGAAAGCCACAACATCCGTTTCAGCTATCTGCAACCCGAAGAGATTCTGCTTGCACGCGACCTGCTCAACCGCCAGATCGTGGACACGCAGGGCATGAAGGTCGTGCGCGTCAACGACTTGAAACTCTCCGAATCGGGCTCGCAGCTGCGCCTGCTGGGTGCCGAGGTGGGATTCCGCGGCATCCTGCGCGGACTCGCCCCTTGGCTTGAGCGCGCAGTCGTCGCAACGGCGAAGGTGTTCGGCAAGAAGATTGACGAGCAGATCATCGCCTGGAACTACATGGACCTTCTGGACCGCGACCTCTCCGAGGTGCAGCTTTCCGTCACGCACAAGCGCCTTGACGAGTTGCACCCCGCAGACGTTGCAGACATTCTGGAGCAGCTCGATCCTCAGCAGCGCGCGAACGTGTTTCGCCACCTCGATGAGGCGCAAGCCACCGAGGCCATATCCGAGATGGAAGACGAGTACCAGGCCGATTTCATCGAGGACCTCGACGAGGCACAGGCGGCGGGTCTGCTCGGCAACATGGACCCGGACGACGCCGCCGACATCGTCCGCGACCTTCCCTACGAGAAGGCCGAAACGCTCCTGCGCCTCATGGGCGTCGAGGATGCCACGGAAGTCCGCAGGCTACTAGGGTATAAGGACGGCACCGCAGGCGGCATGATGACCACGCAGTACGTGGCCGTTCCCGAAACCTATACGGTCGGCGAAACGATCGAGGTGCTCCGCGAACTCGACGAAGACCATCCCACCGTCCACTACGTCTACGTGCTCGACGAATACGAGAAGCTCGTGGGCGTGCTCTCGCTGCGCACGCTTGTGCTCACCGACGACGGTACGCTCATCAAGGACGTCGCCTATGAAGACATCTTAAGCGTTGCTCCCGACGAGACCGAAGAGGACGTAGCGGCCGACATTTTCAAGTACGACATTCCCGCCATGCCCGTGGTCGACGAGCACGGCAGCCTCCTCGGCATCGTCACGGTAGACGACGCCTGGGATGCCATCGAAGAAGACGTGAGCGGAGATAAAACGAAGAAACTCGGGCTCAAAATTGCAGGCATCGTGCTGGTGGCCATCCTCATTCTCGCTTTGTACACCCTGGTATTGCTCCAGATCATCGGATACGAGTGGGGCTAG
- a CDS encoding IS3 family transposase encodes MYTEREKVRYVETMWAEGLTPRAAERKWGTPSRESLRRWLEQAEEGSLPAEMPRVKGRAEHAPHSRYPEATKAEAVRLYGLGEKPAHIARRLGIAEASIISVWSRKARKSAIMSETGAEGAPREDEGAKPGMGQAAGSDDRRIEALRAELEEALFEVSVYKELRRDPKAASPASLSKRRLVGLGERLRRDCGCSLARISTFLGISKSTYLYHRARLDSPSGMTDGGFDGAVAAAFAENGGIYGYRRLRAALEAGGVRAPERRVRESMARQGLVARCSRSEKRWSSYAGEVSDAPGDLLLGEHGRHDFSADAPNELWLTDITEMRGRDGKCYLSAVVDCFDGKVVAWRASESPNAELANSTLADAIATLREGQRPVIHSDRGGHYRWKGWIALCEGAGLVRSMSRKGHSPDNAACEGFFGRAKVEAFHSLVRAGAPVAEIFEAVARYITWYNDGRLKTFRENGKKATCETIEGRRRRLGLAA; translated from the coding sequence ATGTACACGGAAAGGGAGAAGGTCCGCTACGTCGAGACGATGTGGGCCGAGGGGCTCACGCCCCGCGCCGCCGAGCGGAAATGGGGGACCCCGTCCAGGGAGTCGCTGAGGCGGTGGCTGGAGCAGGCCGAGGAGGGCTCCCTGCCGGCGGAGATGCCCAGGGTGAAGGGGCGCGCCGAGCACGCGCCCCACTCCCGCTACCCCGAGGCCACCAAGGCGGAGGCCGTCCGCCTCTACGGCCTCGGGGAGAAGCCCGCGCACATCGCCCGCCGCCTCGGCATCGCCGAAGCGAGCATAATATCGGTCTGGAGCAGGAAGGCCCGCAAAAGCGCTATCATGTCCGAGACCGGCGCGGAGGGCGCGCCGCGCGAGGACGAGGGGGCGAAGCCGGGCATGGGGCAGGCGGCGGGATCGGACGACAGGCGGATCGAGGCCCTCCGGGCCGAGCTCGAGGAGGCGCTCTTCGAGGTGAGCGTCTACAAGGAGCTGAGGCGCGACCCAAAAGCCGCAAGCCCGGCGAGCCTGTCGAAGAGGCGGCTCGTCGGGTTAGGCGAGAGGCTGAGGCGGGACTGCGGGTGCTCCCTGGCCCGGATCTCGACGTTCTTGGGAATCTCGAAGAGCACCTACCTCTACCACCGGGCGAGGCTCGATAGCCCGTCCGGCATGACGGACGGGGGCTTCGACGGGGCCGTGGCCGCGGCCTTCGCGGAGAACGGCGGGATCTACGGCTACCGCCGCCTCAGAGCGGCGCTGGAGGCCGGCGGCGTCCGCGCGCCCGAGCGCAGGGTGCGCGAGTCGATGGCGCGCCAGGGGCTCGTCGCCCGGTGCTCCAGGTCGGAGAAGAGATGGAGCTCGTACGCGGGCGAGGTGTCGGACGCGCCCGGGGACCTGCTGCTCGGCGAGCACGGGAGGCACGACTTCTCGGCGGACGCGCCCAACGAGCTGTGGCTCACCGACATCACCGAGATGCGGGGGCGCGACGGCAAGTGCTACCTGTCCGCCGTCGTCGACTGCTTCGACGGCAAGGTCGTCGCCTGGCGCGCCTCGGAGAGCCCCAACGCCGAGCTCGCGAACTCCACGCTCGCCGACGCGATAGCGACGCTTCGGGAGGGCCAGCGTCCCGTCATCCACTCCGACCGCGGCGGGCACTACCGCTGGAAGGGGTGGATCGCGCTGTGCGAGGGGGCCGGCCTCGTGCGCTCGATGTCGCGCAAGGGGCACAGCCCCGACAACGCGGCGTGCGAGGGCTTCTTCGGCCGGGCGAAGGTCGAGGCGTTCCATTCGCTCGTGCGCGCGGGGGCGCCCGTCGCCGAGATATTCGAGGCCGTCGCGCGCTACATCACGTGGTACAATGACGGCCGCCTCAAGACGTTCAGGGAGAACGGGAAGAAGGCCACCTGCGAGACCATCGAGGGCCGCCGCAGGAGGCTCGGGCTGGCGGCCTGA
- a CDS encoding Fic family protein, with product MRSELRADDGSLLECAFSLATQSAQTLGSLAAALEVSVEETSLYWLMVNKLRKRQGHVLPVPIDSVAFEGISDAHQHSKNWYAPTWRLQKLLEEFQINEGLAVHYETILTEPEGGHYELNLAASEVVLAVQLENDSIDVAQMMRVCVHACEPMSGLELLVSNAGKILIDIETHRSEPLTASFIEDLYAKLTEGIAIKEVREPEAREKAVGAVRYKALESFCECVWPCEAESSALFGDVARLGRNGCGNHTLVNALIALYYFKTFRPFPAGNNVLAYLLYVIILHRAGYHFSAHVPVMKVLYSSEKRDGKRCGLGCDPQELAIECDGYSDWSLFFERAVEGVIGEQRWTMTKLEGMSKRRERFRTIIDTDETMNFRQKEVLLEAILHSNAEFTYAIHEQRYDVSYPCARSDFSRLLDLGFLKQHDDGIRHFFFASDVFADAFLAYLKEHCPEAFYRYYQEDGSLRKEFRSAEDAATEYNKGVGFYEKSLLDKTYVEHYDFRRTPIADCDGPHRRSRPKG from the coding sequence ATGAGATCTGAGCTGAGGGCAGATGACGGCTCGTTGCTGGAGTGCGCTTTTTCGCTGGCAACCCAGAGCGCTCAAACGCTCGGATCGCTTGCGGCGGCGCTCGAGGTGTCCGTCGAAGAGACTTCGCTGTACTGGCTTATGGTCAACAAACTTCGCAAACGCCAAGGGCATGTTCTGCCGGTCCCGATCGATTCCGTGGCGTTCGAGGGCATATCCGACGCCCATCAGCACTCGAAAAACTGGTACGCACCGACGTGGCGTCTGCAAAAGCTTCTCGAAGAATTCCAGATCAACGAGGGCCTGGCAGTGCACTACGAGACCATTCTCACCGAACCCGAAGGCGGTCACTACGAGCTTAACCTCGCGGCGAGCGAGGTGGTTTTAGCGGTACAGCTGGAAAACGATTCGATCGACGTTGCACAGATGATGCGGGTGTGCGTGCATGCCTGCGAACCGATGAGCGGCCTTGAACTGCTCGTATCGAACGCGGGAAAGATTCTCATCGATATCGAGACGCATCGAAGCGAACCCCTCACGGCGTCGTTTATCGAAGATCTGTATGCGAAGCTTACCGAGGGCATCGCCATCAAAGAGGTCCGCGAGCCTGAAGCGCGCGAAAAGGCGGTCGGGGCCGTGCGCTACAAAGCGCTCGAATCGTTCTGCGAATGCGTATGGCCTTGCGAAGCCGAATCGTCTGCCCTGTTCGGCGATGTCGCTCGACTCGGGCGCAACGGATGCGGCAACCATACGCTCGTTAACGCCCTCATAGCCCTGTACTACTTCAAAACCTTCCGTCCGTTTCCTGCGGGCAACAACGTGCTCGCGTACTTGCTCTACGTTATCATCTTACATCGTGCGGGATACCACTTCTCCGCGCATGTGCCGGTGATGAAAGTGCTCTATAGCAGCGAGAAGCGCGATGGGAAGCGGTGCGGTTTGGGATGCGATCCCCAAGAGCTCGCTATCGAGTGCGACGGCTACAGCGATTGGAGCTTGTTTTTCGAGCGCGCGGTCGAGGGCGTTATCGGCGAACAGCGCTGGACCATGACCAAGCTCGAAGGCATGAGCAAGCGGCGCGAGCGCTTCCGCACCATCATCGACACCGATGAGACGATGAACTTCCGGCAGAAGGAAGTCCTGCTCGAAGCGATTCTTCACAGTAACGCCGAGTTTACGTACGCCATCCACGAACAGCGCTACGACGTATCGTATCCCTGTGCTCGCAGCGACTTCTCCCGTTTGCTCGATCTGGGATTCTTGAAACAACACGACGACGGCATCCGTCATTTCTTCTTCGCATCCGACGTATTCGCGGATGCGTTTCTCGCGTATCTGAAAGAGCACTGCCCCGAAGCGTTCTACCGCTACTACCAGGAGGACGGTTCGTTGCGCAAGGAATTCAGAAGCGCTGAGGATGCGGCAACCGAATACAACAAAGGCGTGGGCTTTTACGAGAAGTCCCTGCTCGATAAGACGTACGTTGAGCATTACGATTTCCGCCGCACGCCCATAGCCGACTGCGATGGACCGCACAGGCGTTCCCGGCCGAAGGGCTGA